A part of Candidatus Lernaella stagnicola genomic DNA contains:
- a CDS encoding protein phosphatase 2C domain-containing protein, giving the protein MNLMPASSTHPGRRKYNQDTVIVTEVESPAGSLRLVAVLDGMGGMRAGDRASQLAREVFEESIVNGLAEHTPTESYLRELLVAACNRAHHTVYDEGQNDPEKKGMGTTLVAVVEKDGKFLVLNVGDSRAYLWTPENDDLSRLTRDHSLVEEAVRMGRLSQEEAERSPYAHALTRAVGSGPTPQPDLYPESDGWFDFPAGGMLLLCSDGLTGGLGDDDIRHYVAGCADPIRVAECLTRAAYHGGSTDNISTVILAHEDYHAVGPQVEMPPPIELDAPKPTSKSSEVLTPPETDAVPDKAAPLWLKIIVVLLIGGLFVLIFWRFSARVDMGTTVEPPPAPTPALQAPDAPPSPQTLPAQDLPAEPNPPAESNDPAPAPAPSESPFAPAPTD; this is encoded by the coding sequence ATGAATTTGATGCCCGCTAGTTCGACCCACCCAGGTCGACGCAAGTATAATCAGGATACCGTCATCGTCACCGAGGTTGAATCGCCTGCCGGTTCCTTGCGCTTGGTGGCCGTGTTGGACGGAATGGGTGGGATGCGCGCCGGCGACCGCGCCAGTCAGTTGGCCCGCGAGGTGTTCGAAGAGTCCATCGTCAACGGCTTGGCCGAACACACCCCCACCGAAAGCTATCTACGCGAACTGTTGGTTGCAGCCTGCAATCGAGCTCATCACACCGTGTACGACGAAGGTCAAAACGATCCCGAAAAAAAAGGCATGGGCACCACGTTGGTCGCGGTCGTAGAGAAGGACGGCAAATTCCTGGTGCTCAACGTCGGGGACAGTCGCGCCTACCTGTGGACACCGGAAAACGACGACCTGTCCCGCCTGACACGCGATCATTCGCTGGTGGAAGAAGCGGTGCGCATGGGGCGGCTCAGCCAGGAAGAAGCCGAGCGCAGTCCCTACGCCCACGCTTTGACCCGCGCGGTGGGCTCGGGCCCGACGCCGCAGCCCGACTTGTACCCGGAATCGGACGGATGGTTCGATTTTCCCGCCGGCGGGATGTTGTTGTTGTGCAGCGACGGCTTGACCGGCGGTCTCGGAGACGACGACATCCGCCACTACGTCGCCGGGTGCGCCGATCCCATTCGCGTCGCCGAGTGCCTGACGCGGGCCGCCTATCACGGGGGCAGCACGGACAATATCAGCACGGTGATTCTGGCGCACGAGGACTACCACGCCGTGGGTCCGCAGGTCGAGATGCCACCGCCGATCGAGTTGGACGCGCCGAAACCGACGTCGAAGAGCAGCGAAGTATTGACACCGCCGGAAACGGACGCGGTGCCGGACAAAGCGGCGCCGTTGTGGTTGAAAATCATCGTCGTTTTGTTGATCGGCGGATTGTTCGTTTTGATTTTCTGGCGGTTCAGCGCCCGCGTAGACATGGGCACAACTGTGGAGCCCCCTCCCGCTCCCACGCCGGCCCTCCAGGCTCCCGACGCGCCGCCTTCGCCGCAAACACTGCCGGCCCAAGACCTGCCTGCGGAGCCGAATCCGCCGGCCGAATCGAATGACCCAGCGCCCGCGCCGGCACCGTCGGAATCCCCCTTCGCGCCCGCCCCGACCGACTGA
- a CDS encoding FHA domain-containing protein codes for MSKDKTGGDTVVMDEHDLMVSLYTKQSGQQQHPFLECVEGEDVGKRFLIGEGRQVVGRSKQCHIRLNDKHVSSRHAEVRRGGVGLLIEDLESANGTFVNERRVKRAVLANNDEIRLGQSTLKVIV; via the coding sequence ATGTCGAAAGACAAAACCGGCGGTGATACGGTGGTCATGGATGAGCATGATTTGATGGTATCGCTGTACACGAAGCAGAGCGGCCAGCAACAGCACCCGTTTTTAGAATGTGTGGAAGGTGAGGATGTGGGCAAAAGGTTTTTGATTGGCGAAGGCCGACAAGTGGTTGGCCGCAGCAAGCAGTGCCACATTCGTTTGAACGACAAGCACGTTTCGTCCCGCCATGCCGAAGTGCGACGCGGCGGCGTCGGGCTGTTGATCGAGGATCTGGAATCGGCCAACGGCACGTTTGTCAACGAACGGCGGGTGAAAAGAGCGGTGCTGGCCAACAACGATGAAATTCGCCTTGGGCAATCAACGCTCAAGGTGATTGTCTAA
- a CDS encoding HTH domain-containing protein — protein sequence MKDVVALAKKQVVQLEKEIVEQEKEIAEKKKILEKLHELLVVAGAKAPQKRGPKPKGAKRGPKPKGAKRGPKPKGAKRGPKPKGAKRGPKPKADSAPKKRGRKAAAAGTLPAMIIDVLAKAGKPLNAKEITARLEKKGWTTKSGDPQAMVYKTLHRIERSGVVAKASRGLFTVN from the coding sequence ATGAAGGACGTGGTAGCGCTCGCTAAGAAGCAAGTGGTCCAGTTGGAAAAAGAGATTGTTGAGCAGGAAAAGGAGATCGCGGAGAAGAAGAAAATCCTTGAGAAACTGCATGAGTTGTTGGTCGTAGCGGGAGCGAAGGCTCCGCAAAAACGCGGCCCCAAACCCAAGGGCGCCAAACGCGGCCCGAAACCCAAGGGCGCCAAGCGCGGCCCGAAACCCAAGGGCGCCAAGCGCGGCCCGAAACCCAAGGGCGCCAAGCGCGGCCCGAAACCCAAGGCCGATTCCGCCCCGAAAAAGCGTGGGCGCAAGGCTGCGGCGGCCGGGACTTTGCCGGCAATGATTATCGACGTGCTGGCTAAGGCCGGTAAACCGCTCAACGCCAAAGAGATCACGGCGCGTCTGGAAAAGAAGGGTTGGACGACCAAGTCGGGCGACCCGCAGGCGATGGTGTACAAGACCTTGCATCGCATCGAGAGATCCGGGGTAGTCGCAAAAGCGTCCCGGGGTTTGTTTACCGTGAATTAG
- a CDS encoding response regulator: MNRTVLLVDENLDLLGKMATFLEDFGYLVQIAPLRKECLGKIKAFNPGLIITRLQLPDGDALTMATDIREFYDSEAPVIVMASAKEIDFYRRKPEAKTVQDWIRWPIENMDLYNKVSEWLGKTVDPDQLSVAGEAKPSTRKPRPPKPQASKPIDHPKPGPAEVIGNLTRTPVARLLRHLAGRHDTGVLTLNHPPRRVQVHLENGIIVNVSSNYIPDLSLGIMMAKKGEIAPNELSGARKRWQRTGGLFGQILLSMQLVKESVLHKTLLEQRLKKVISLFDWHWRSGTFRFERDPNLVEPAQEFRLRVEPAVIEGIRSCYDRERLMMVFGKNHRLSAPVKLAVTDASEILGQMSSEDLQNVIDAIRTGHSLKQAILVAGMDELQVLQYAYALYVLDLLTFVEKQKSPR, encoded by the coding sequence GTGAACCGTACTGTGCTGCTCGTTGATGAAAACCTCGACCTACTGGGCAAAATGGCCACGTTCTTAGAAGACTTTGGCTATTTGGTTCAAATCGCCCCTTTGCGCAAAGAATGTCTCGGTAAAATCAAAGCCTTCAATCCGGGCTTGATTATCACTCGTCTGCAACTCCCGGACGGCGACGCGCTGACCATGGCCACCGATATCCGAGAATTCTACGACAGTGAAGCGCCCGTGATTGTCATGGCTAGTGCCAAAGAAATTGACTTCTATCGCCGAAAACCCGAAGCCAAAACCGTACAGGATTGGATCCGATGGCCGATCGAAAACATGGACCTCTACAACAAGGTCAGCGAATGGTTGGGGAAAACCGTTGACCCCGATCAGCTTTCGGTGGCCGGCGAGGCCAAACCCTCCACGAGAAAACCGCGGCCGCCCAAACCGCAGGCGTCCAAACCTATCGACCATCCGAAGCCGGGTCCGGCCGAAGTTATCGGCAACTTAACCCGCACGCCCGTGGCGCGGTTGCTACGCCACTTGGCCGGTCGGCACGATACCGGGGTACTCACCCTGAACCATCCGCCTCGGCGCGTGCAGGTGCACCTAGAGAACGGGATCATCGTCAACGTTTCCAGCAACTACATTCCCGATTTATCACTCGGCATTATGATGGCGAAAAAGGGCGAGATAGCACCCAACGAACTTTCCGGGGCGCGTAAGCGCTGGCAGCGAACCGGCGGCCTGTTCGGGCAAATCCTGCTTTCCATGCAACTGGTAAAAGAATCTGTCTTACACAAAACCCTATTGGAACAACGGCTAAAAAAAGTCATCTCCCTTTTCGATTGGCATTGGCGCTCCGGCACGTTTCGTTTCGAGCGCGACCCGAACCTGGTCGAACCCGCGCAGGAGTTTCGCCTTCGAGTCGAACCCGCCGTGATCGAAGGCATCCGTTCCTGCTACGACCGCGAACGTCTGATGATGGTGTTCGGCAAGAACCACCGGCTGTCAGCGCCGGTGAAACTCGCCGTGACCGATGCCTCGGAAATATTGGGTCAAATGAGCAGCGAGGATTTGCAGAACGTGATTGACGCCATCCGGACCGGCCATAGCCTCAAACAAGCAATACTCGTGGCCGGGATGGACGAACTTCAGGTACTGCAATACGCCTACGCTTTGTACGTGCTGGATCTTCTCACCTTCGTCGAGAAACAAAAAAGCCCCCGCTGA
- a CDS encoding FHA domain-containing protein → MYRLEMTDDLGRILSYPLKEQGAVSVGRQESNDIVLLDKSVSRQHCIFHVDGDSVAIEDSASVNGVLVGGQRISTRTPLHRGDEIIIGEYRFFLRVGGNVDDDTKQTFVGNLP, encoded by the coding sequence ATGTACCGTCTTGAAATGACCGATGATTTAGGGCGGATATTATCGTATCCACTCAAAGAGCAAGGTGCGGTTTCGGTGGGTCGTCAAGAATCCAACGACATCGTGTTGTTGGACAAAAGCGTCAGCCGGCAGCATTGCATTTTCCATGTCGATGGTGACAGCGTCGCGATCGAGGATTCGGCGAGCGTCAACGGAGTCCTCGTTGGCGGTCAACGTATTTCGACCCGCACTCCGCTGCATCGCGGCGACGAAATCATCATTGGCGAATATCGCTTCTTTTTGCGCGTCGGCGGTAATGTCGACGACGATACGAAACAGACTTTCGTCGGCAACCTGCCCTAG
- a CDS encoding carbohydrate kinase family protein, which produces MIDVLVPATGSPFLDVVFTGLPRVPVPGEEVVADDVAFVPGGSLTAAIVLTRLGYKVLYEARLGRDFASSFLLAAMETEGMSTEAVVIDDDARACVTVAYNHGGDRSFLTYAHPSPPPDPLLVDTYQPRAVLVDGLRVGESCVEVLRRAKKIGALRLADVQDTAPTLAETGTRELLSEIDVINLNEREAKRLTGAAELETALAVLADIIPTVVLKKGAAGSAALWAWGHSELPAIPTDVLDLTGCGDNYFGALTAALLDGCVMEECLAWGNCAGHLAAQHPGGTAGRYDKATLTKLVERHYGDLIIPDPLRNVQLEPTER; this is translated from the coding sequence ATGATCGACGTTCTCGTACCGGCGACCGGTTCGCCTTTCCTGGACGTGGTCTTCACCGGCCTGCCGCGGGTGCCGGTCCCGGGCGAAGAAGTGGTGGCGGACGACGTGGCCTTCGTGCCGGGCGGTAGCCTGACCGCAGCGATCGTCCTGACCCGATTGGGATACAAGGTTCTCTACGAAGCACGCCTGGGGCGCGATTTCGCCAGTTCCTTTTTGTTGGCGGCCATGGAAACCGAGGGGATGTCGACCGAGGCCGTGGTGATCGACGACGACGCCCGCGCGTGCGTGACCGTGGCGTACAATCACGGTGGCGACCGCAGTTTTTTAACCTACGCCCACCCTTCCCCGCCGCCCGATCCCCTTTTGGTGGATACTTATCAGCCGCGCGCGGTGCTCGTGGACGGTCTGCGGGTCGGTGAGTCTTGCGTGGAGGTTTTACGGCGCGCGAAGAAAATAGGCGCATTGCGCCTCGCGGACGTTCAGGACACCGCGCCGACCCTGGCTGAAACCGGGACCCGTGAACTGTTATCGGAAATCGATGTGATCAATTTGAACGAACGGGAAGCCAAGCGTTTGACCGGCGCGGCCGAGCTGGAAACGGCGCTGGCGGTTTTGGCCGATATCATTCCGACCGTGGTCTTGAAAAAAGGCGCGGCCGGTTCGGCGGCGCTGTGGGCTTGGGGTCATTCGGAATTGCCGGCGATTCCCACCGATGTGCTGGATCTAACGGGCTGCGGCGATAACTACTTCGGCGCGCTCACCGCCGCGTTACTGGATGGTTGCGTGATGGAAGAATGCCTGGCATGGGGCAACTGCGCCGGGCATCTCGCCGCACAGCATCCGGGTGGAACGGCCGGGCGTTATGACAAAGCTACGTTGACGAAATTGGTCGAGCGGCATTATGGAGACCTCATCATTCCCGACCCCTTGCGAAACGTCCAACTGGAACCCACCGAGCGCTGA